A portion of the Pedobacter cryoconitis genome contains these proteins:
- a CDS encoding serine hydrolase domain-containing protein: MKTSLKFLAVLLLVSNVSFGQDIPQRIDSLIKDNYKKNPNVGISVGFIKNNEEYYTAYGNLNIESQIKIDKNSLFEIASITKILTSNLIAQAVVEHKIKTDDYIDGFLPKAFVLHENLKNKIKISDLASHQSGLPDIDFAKLIELNPQQPVNNVTIEMLTAIINNCTDLKDYGKYRYSTIGYTLLGQILEKVYGKSYDEIIREKMIKPLKMSNTLTKDFNVKNRTTAHNPEGGIQEFFKWNITAPAGLVKSNASDMVTYLKAVLNEKTAVGKAAIITEKIYYKDKNRELGLGLNIGTDENNTLYLKSGDSMGQSSIICYNRIKNWGIILLLDQRNSKMRQELLNQICDTILK, from the coding sequence GTGAAAACATCATTAAAATTTTTAGCAGTGCTATTATTAGTAAGTAACGTTTCTTTTGGACAAGATATCCCGCAAAGAATTGATTCATTAATAAAAGATAATTACAAAAAAAATCCTAACGTGGGTATTAGCGTTGGTTTTATCAAAAATAATGAAGAATACTATACAGCTTATGGCAATCTGAATATAGAAAGTCAAATTAAGATTGATAAAAATTCCCTATTCGAAATCGCATCTATCACTAAAATTTTAACCTCAAATTTGATTGCGCAAGCTGTAGTTGAGCATAAAATTAAAACGGATGATTACATCGACGGTTTCCTTCCAAAAGCGTTTGTATTACATGAAAACCTTAAGAACAAAATAAAAATTTCAGACCTGGCGTCTCATCAATCTGGTTTGCCAGATATAGATTTTGCAAAGTTAATAGAACTCAATCCGCAACAGCCTGTAAATAATGTAACTATAGAAATGCTGACTGCGATAATCAATAATTGTACTGACCTTAAAGATTACGGGAAATACCGTTATTCTACGATTGGTTATACTTTATTAGGGCAAATACTAGAAAAAGTGTATGGCAAGAGTTATGATGAAATTATAAGGGAGAAAATGATTAAACCGTTAAAGATGTCAAATACATTAACGAAAGACTTTAACGTAAAAAACAGGACAACTGCTCATAATCCTGAAGGCGGCATTCAGGAATTCTTCAAATGGAATATTACAGCACCTGCTGGATTAGTAAAATCTAATGCTTCTGATATGGTTACGTATTTAAAAGCAGTCTTAAATGAAAAAACTGCAGTAGGAAAGGCTGCGATAATTACTGAAAAAATATACTATAAAGATAAAAATAGAGAACTGGGATTAGGACTAAATATTGGGACAGATGAGAATAATACACTTTATTTAAAATCAGGTGATTCTATGGGGCAATCATCGATTATATGTTACAATAGGATTAAAAATTGGGGTATCATCCTACTTCTGGATCAAAGGAATTCAAAAATGAGACAAGAGCTGTTGAATCAAATTTGTGATACTATTTTAAAATAA